From the Penaeus monodon isolate SGIC_2016 chromosome 3, NSTDA_Pmon_1, whole genome shotgun sequence genome, the window AGGCACAAGAAGTTTCAACTGTtgtctggaggttactgctgtagtTGGGTTGGGTTGCTGGATAAAGACTAAGCTAGTCTATTCAGCAccgtcggcattagtcgacacaggccgagcTCCCCTCATAgttatagcccgggcgaggctcagcttcgcatatcgaaCTTATCCTTATCCCCAGCCCCTGCTTTTTTCTCCCCTAGTCGATATTTACCTTAGTACAAGCGAATGAAAGCAGTTTACGCTAATTCGAAGTATAGGTGAAGGGGACTGTGAAATATTAATTCCATGAAGGCAAAATCacgtgtttctatgtatatatctacaaatggacacaaacaaacgcacagacagatacacgtatacacaaacacacacacacacacacagatgtatgcatacacgcacacacacacacacacacacacacacacacacacacacacacacacacacatatatatatatatatatatatatatatatatatatatatatatacatatatacttacatatatagacatatatatatatatatatatatatatatatatatatatatatatattgtatatatagatatatatatacatatacatacatatgtatgtgtgtatgtgtatgtatacatatatgtgtgaatgtttgtttgtttgattgtgtgtgtgtgtatgtgtggatgtgtgtgtgtgtgtgtgtgtgtgtgtgtgtgtgtgtgtgtgtgtgtgtgtgtgtgtgtgtgtgtgtgcgtgcgtgtgtgtgtgtgtgtgcgtgtttgtatatatatgtatgaatatatatatgtatgtacgtatatgcctatgtatataaaagtgtgtgtatgtgtgtatatatacacatatatattgacagatatatgatatatatgtatatatatgtgtatatatgagtatgtatatatatgtgtatgtaaatgtacatatttgCAAATTTATGCTGACAGTTACTAATGGATATATGCTCATATATTGTAAATAGTTAAACATTGTGACATACACAAAAGATGGACATAAAAAGGCAtgccgtatatatgtatgctttgtttttgtgtgtgcttttttctgTTCATCTCTAGTACTGGcttagtcttttcctttttcgatAACTCAGAAAATTGGAATAGGGATTGGGTACGATGAAATACAAGGTCACAAGTTCATTCATGGTTGTTCAAGTAGACTATCGTGCTCGCCGTCTCTCAGGTAAAAATTGGCCGGACAGtggaaggggaggcgggggagtgTTACGAGTCACACAATATAAACGGCAATGGCCCGACGTCTGATGCATCTCAATCGATCTTCTATTTTCGTTATGTTCAcgaagttttttatatttttttcatcccttcttcgtaataaataaaattttagatagaaaattaataaaaaagtattaataattcCTTGAATGTTATGAATAATTAATTTTCGTTCATATTTATTCATCGCTCTCTTACATTTTCAAGTGaacgatcattatttttttccatatacttaattgtaagtatatgtgtcagtgtgcatatatatcatatatgacgtatgtgtgcatgtgcgactTCAATTACACCGTTAAGAACTAGTCGGGGAACTACATCGGTCATCAGAAGCTCCCGGGTTTCCTACTGCGCCCTGCTACCTGACAGTCGCTTACAGGTCGCCTATACTGTCAACGGCAACTCTGGTTAAGCGGCCGAAGGTGAGGCCCAGAATCCTGAGtacaagcctgctcctgcctAGAAGCCTGCCCGTACCTGCGAACCCGCCCATGCTTACGTCTAAATATAAAAAGTCGAATACATCATTGACGAATATTTATCAAACGACATTTGTATTTATACAAATCAACTACCGGATGtagtaattaaaatttaatttaaataccaCTGTGAAAATATTACcatttaccgttttttttcttacataagcATATAACCAACTTGGAGATTAGCCGTCTATAGAAAAAGTTATAGAGTATGAGGATACAGTTAGGTAcacgtgttttattgttttatgtatatttatttatttatctatttatttacttttgtgtCAACTAACATCCAAGGCTTTAAGGTGTAAATTGACGTATGGTTATACCATAACTATACTGTGCATAATTTCTTTatacgtaaattttttttttcatagaaaatgTATTTCCGATAAGAGAGGTATACTGAATTTAGATCGGCCATAAGATCGTTCACTTATATACTGCAgctaaaatttgaaaataataactagGAGAATATGGAGTATTATGGcatatagaagaaaaataaacatattaaatatatatatatatatatatatatatatatatatttatttatatatatatatatacatatatatacatatatattggtatatatgtacatatatgtatgcatatatatacacacataaacacacacacacacacacacacacacacacaaacacacacacacacacacacacacacacacacacacacacacacacacacacacacacacacacacacacacacacacacacacacacatactctgttCATGAAAAGATAACTTCAGTATATTCAGTATAAGGAAGATGTGCACTACCATATGTAATTGAATTGTTCTATGAATATTTTCAAAAGTTCATTGCACTTAGAAATTGTCCACAGACAGTCATTATCACACACGATTTACACTTACGTCATAAGTTGCTGGAAGAGCATATCCGTAAGAGGGCTGTACAGGAGAAAATTTTGCTTAATTCAAACTCCTTCACGCAGTTCTTGTACTTTAGtgaacatgatgataaaagtgaagaatgtACGAGcctttttataattcattaataGCTTAATACATGCAGCTATAAGAGCAAGATCAGGTCtcagagggaaaagaaatttcGAAATCAGAATGTAAGTATACTTTTACATGGCTCTGTCTTAGGGATGTTGCGCATGATGTAGACTGGTAAAACTCTTGGTGATGtataaagaatgatatatatcatacttgctatatattatattactatataattctatatctatatatatatagatattgttagtatagtatatgtatatatatatatatatatatatatatatatactatatatatatgtatatatatatatatacacacatgcatacgtatacatgcatgtgtatacatgcatgtatatctatgtatacacatgtgtatacatacatgtgtgtgtatgtatactgaaaaaaaagtatatgtgtgtgtgtgtgtgtgtgtgtgtgtgtgtgtgttcgtgtgtatacagagaggggggggggagaaatagactgatatatagatatacatataaacatggtAAATAAGTAGACATGCTGTTAATagttattaattatcaaatatatGTGATCTAGGTGTTTGTACTGACTTTATATATGACCGATAAAGCGCCACAGTATATGCTGTATACAGTCTGCTAGTTTCCTTCTCTTTATGTATCGATGACCCAACAGTGACATAGGTGTTGACGATCAGAATAACTGTACTAATTAACATCGGTTCAGATGCTAATTACTTACACTTCGGATATACGAACTTACAATGAACTATTTGCTTTCGCTCCCCCCAAGGTGAAGGAGGGTTAGAGGGTAGAAAGGGGCGTGGCGGAGGAGAGTGGCTGGGTGAAACACAGtgtataaaaaaggtaattagcCGGAGCATTCTTCACCTTCATCGCTAAGGTACAAGAGCTGTGTTAAGGATTTGAAATTGCTTTTAGAATCATGCAAAGATTTCATTTCGTTATTCCTACAGTCTCATTTTTTCGCGTCTACTTTCAGACTGCCGTCGCTCTCGCCCTTGTGGCCGTCAATCTGGCTGCTCCTTCACAGCCTACCTATGGTTATGCTCCTCCAGCAACTTATAACCGTAAGTGTTacttgtatatgataataatcatctgTGGACAAGTCATGAATGCATTTTGGTTTGTGTTTATAGTACGTGATAATAATCTTTGAAAAAGTGAATTATTCTTCCCTGTCAAAACTAGTGCCAAActgctatttcttcttcttcttcttcttctatcttcttattattattattattattattattattattatcattattatcattattattattattattattattattattattattattattattattattttaggctCCTGTTCAATATGACTTCAACTACGCTGTAAAGGACGACAACACTTGCAATGGCTTCGGTCATCAAGAAACCCTAATAGTTAGGACATTCAGGGTTCCTACTACGTTCTCCTTCCCGACGGCCGTCTGCAGACGGTCGCCTACACTGCTaacggcgactccggctacgtggctgaggtcagcTACGACGGTGAGGCCCACTATCCTGAGTACTAATCTGCTACTGCCTACAAGCCTGCCCTTGTATGCGAACCTGCTCCTGCCTGCAAACCTGCCCCTACCTATGCCTAGGTGAAACAAAATTGGATATATCTatgatgaatatttattaaacGAAAAATCCAGTAACAGTATTTGTATCAAACTGTAACCTTAATGAATATGGAAGTAAGTATCATGAATATCAAGGTATGCATCCATGGGAACACACGGTACTCTCACATGGATATGCATTcagatagaagtatatataccgcatatttatagaaatatgtatgtatgaatatgcatacatatatgtatataaatatatacatacattcatttatgtgtgtgtaggtaggtgtgtgcgttccatatatatgcattaataatccataccacacacagacatatgtatatgtatacatatgtatacacatacacacgaatacacgcacacacacacaagcacacactcatacatatagatatatagatagataagtatatatatataaacacttctcTCGGTATGACCTCTTTTATCAACtttataaaattgataccttaTTTAAGAAAACACTAACTGTGTTAAAGTGAAGAGACTTATCTAtggttatatgattatatgatacaaTTGCAACTTTCACCAGGAACATCAAACGTTAGGGGAACCTTTGAATACCTTGTACGATATGATCCCATACAATAGATCATGACTACGTTTTCTTGTGAGAATATCTTGTGAGAGTAgaatttgacataaaaaaaaaaacccatacttTCCGccaaaaatcataaatacattctttacaatatataaattctaAACATAATTTAATCAtaagaacatatttttttctctgttacaaTTGGAAATAGATATTTTTCTTAGGCAGCAGGGATGTTTTAAGTTCCTAAGTGCAATAAACGAAAATTCAGTTACAAATAGcatgtttacattttctttatattgaATATACTCGTTATTTTTCATGAAaaggatgtgtgtatacatatgtgtgtttatatatatatatatatctatatatatatatatatatatatatatatatatatatatttgtacacacacacacacacacacacacacacacacacacacacacacacacacacacacacaacacatacacatacacacacacaccacacatatatatgtaatacttttttttttataaaaaataacctCAAGTGATGACTTTTGCGCCATATTCACCTAGAGTTATTTTCTAATTTAAGCTGCACTGTATAATTCAACGATCTTATGGACGATCTGAATTCAGTAtacctttatcattaatatatatatatatatatatatatatatatatatatatatatatatatatatatatatatttatgtttacgaAAAGAATAAACCTTATGATACTTTGTATATAAAGACATTATACAGTTTACTGACGGTAATAACCTACCGTCAATTTCCACCCTGAAGCCTTGGATGTAGGTGGCTTCATTGTCATATTCTGCACCACAGCCGACCATAGTTTTAAACAAGAAACCGGAAAACTTTACGATTCAAAAGTTTCATTGATGTATGTCTTTACAGATGTATTTAGGCGATATTCAAGTTAGGGCTTTTGAGATGAATACATTGCTGTGTTGGGTTATCCACGCTTTCTTTTTTGTACCTTTAGGatgccgaaaaaaaagaaagaaagaaaaaagaatgtcaCTAAGATTTAAGTTCAACAGATGTTCgcttttaaaatctctctctctctctctctttctctctctctctctctctctctctctctctctctcttctctcttctctctctctctctctatatatatatatatatatatatatatatatatacatatatgcatatatatatacatatatatatatatatatatatatatatatatatatatatatatatatatatatatatatatatatataagtgtgtgtgtgtgtgtgtgtgtgtgtgtgtgtgtgtgtgtgtgtgtgtgtgtgtgtgcgtgtgcgtgtgtgcgtgtgtgcgtgataaatgatattttaaaagtctgaattataaaattttacttcaTAGTATATAGGTTGAATTGTGAATAGTTAGACCGGTATTACACTAACAGAGGTATGTGAACCATCCATGTAGAGAAAGAAtactacatttttgtttttattttacaatttgttTTCAACGTTTGCCTCGAATCTGTTGACTATATTAGAAACAACTATACCTTAATGTAGTGAAATTTAACAACGTCCTAAAATCTATtgattatatgtattgtgtaccTACATTATACTACAGTGAAGAATTCCTTTATAACGATGACGGTATGGTCAGTTATAGAAAGGGAGATAATTGCTATAATTCGAGGTAAAGGTCgcatggaggaaaggaaggaaaagggcgtGTCTGCTAGACTCGTGGACTACGATATAAAAGGGACTCGCTTGATAACCGGAGCATCACACTTCGTCTTTCTTCATCATGTTCACAAAGGTGAGACAACCAAAGCTCTTAATTCAGATTTGCAGTGAAAAGTGATGTAAAAATGTTAAATTCATGATTTATTGGTATGCATATAAATCAAAGTAACTAGTGATATAACATGTCTCCTAGGCTGTCGTTGCCCTCGCCCTCGTGGCCGTTGCTGCCTCTGCTCCGTCTCAACCAGCTTACGGCTACGCTCCTCAGCCTACCTACGAGGTTTGTGAAATCCTGAAATTTAGATTTATTATGGTATTAGTATTGCTACAGTAATAACGTGTTGACATATGGCATTATATGATTCCTAACTTCGTGAAACTTTCCCAGGCTCCTGCCAAATACGACTTCAACTATgccgtgaaggacgactactccggaaacgacttcggtcaccaggagGCCCGTGATGGCTACGACACTCAGGGTTCCTACTACGTcctccttcccgacggtcgtctgcagaaggtcgcctacactgtcaacggcgactccggttacgtggctgaggtcagctacgagggtgaggctcagtaccccgaatacaagcctgctcctgcctacaagcctgccCCTGCCTACAAGCCCGCACCCACTTACCATGCTGCACCTGCCTACAAGCCCGCACCCACTTACCATGCTGCACCTGCCTACAAGCCAGCTCCTTACCAGCCTGCACCTACCTATGAGCCTGCTCCTACCTACGAGACCACCCCAGCCTACGCCTAAATAAACTTCGATtgaatatacatttatgaatatttattaaactGAAATTCTAAAATCATCCGTGTTAACGTTAAATACAAAATATGTCTGCAAATCTACACATTACTCAGATTACCTATATGACATCTTATACGTTTAACTGCACTAGAATATGTATTCTTAATAAAAAATGACAGAAGTAGACGGTGACATAAACGTGAATTAATCTCAGCCTCccatatatgatttaaaaatcgGATAAATGCATTATAGCGCTTGCAACAAACCACATGATGGTGCTAAAAAAATCTAGAAGTGCAAAGTAGGAATGCGatacaacatatacatgtgtatgctaTAAAAATTTATGTTCTGTTATTTGGAATGCTGGAGTGGCACAACAATAGTAGAGTCGAGAGCAGctcaataattttcattttatattgtaacattatatatatatatatatatatatatatatatatatatatatatatatatatatatatgaaacatatgtaacatatatatgtgtgtgtgtgtttgtatatgtatatgtttatatgaatatatgcagatatatataaatataaatatatagttgtttataaataaataaataaataaataaataaatatcatataattatgatatctataatatatacactgatatactatatatcattttatatatatatataatatatatatatatatataaatatatatatatatatatatatatatattatatatatatatatatatatatatatatatatatatatatatatgtacgtatgtgtatatatacacacatgtatgtatgtgtgtatgaatacatgttcgtttgtttatatatgtgtatgagtgtgtgtatatgtatgtatgtgcatgtgtatataaacacgaacacacacacacacacacacacatatatatgcatatgtgtgtaaatgtatgtgcatgtgcatgtgcatgtgcatgtacatgtacatgtacatgtacatgtacatgtacatgtacatgtgcatgtgcacgtgcatgtgcatgtgcatgtgcatgtgcatgtgcatgtacatgtgtatgtgtatgtgtatgtgtatatgtatgtgtgcgtgtgtgtttatagagaaggtacttgtgtgtatgtacctgcatatacatattcacacacacaaatatgcacacacacatacacgcacgcgcacacgcacacgcacacacacacacacaaacgcacacaacacatgcacatgcacatgcacatgcaacatgcacatgcacatgcacatgcacatgcatatacacatacacacacgcacacacacacatatatatatatatatatatatatatatatatatatatatatatatatatataaaatattatttatatgcgtacatatttatgtgcatttgtttatatatatatatatgtatgtatatatatatatatatatatatatatatatatatatatatatatgaggggggggggtacagacaCCGTATATCAGCGTAATCCGAAGTATACGGTAAATTGATGCCTTACACTTTACACTGAATCTAACAAAACTTTGGCCTGTAAATGGGTATTTTGGCAGTGAAAATAAGTCTGAgaattatacaaataaacaatataaatctatCTTTTATATCAAAAATGCTCTTTTTAAAGTAAGATAGCGAGTCATGCAACAGACTGATATTCAACGTGTTATTTTGTATGTACTATCATAACAGTATTTCGAATTTCACAACGCTTTTTGTTTAGATCAACTTATTACATATGTACAGCGCATCTAAACGTTGGTACAGTGTCAATTATATTTTAGAGATCgcagaaaaggaagatgatggaCATAATTCAAGGTAAAGGTCACACGGAATGAAGGGGCGGGGCTACTAGACTCGTGGACTACGGTATAAAAGGGATTCCCTTGATGACTGGAGCATCACACCGTCTCTACCTCCAATATGTTCACTAAGGTGAGAAGTATTAGAAACCCAGTTAATTCTTATTCATGATGAGCGATAGTTTCAGTATAAATAATGGTGTCGTGCTCTGGATAACTATGATATTTTTatgagaattaaaaagaaaataaatcgtaatatatatttcttccttctaGACTGTCGTAGCTCTTGCCCTCGTGGCCTGTGCCGCCTCTGCTCCGTCTCAGCCAGCTTACGGTTATGCCCCTCAGCCTACCTACGAGGTCTGTaggattttgaaaattatatgttataatactaatgttactttatttataattgattattatattatattactgtatGATCCTAACTTTGCGTAACTTTTCCAGGTCCCTGCCAAGTATGATTTCAACTATgccgtgaaggacgactactctggcaacgacttcggtcaccaaGAGGCCCGTGATGGCTACGACACTCAAGGTTCCTACTACGTTcttcttcccgacggtcgtctgcagaaggtcgcttatactgtcaacggcgactccggctacgtggcCGAGGTTAGCTACGAGGGTGAGGCCCAGTACCCTGAATACCATCCTGCTCCTGCATACAAGCCCGCCCCTGCTTACAAGCCCGCACCCACTTACCATGCTGCACCTGCCTACAAGCCTGCCCCTACCTACGAGCCTGCTCCTACTTACGAGACCACTCCACTCTACGCCTAAATgagcttttattaatatttactagGTATTTATTAAACGGAAATTATACTAAACCTTATGCCTTTTCCTTATTAACAATGAATATAAGAAAGGTTAGTAAGTCTACATACATTGACATACAAAGTGCTAAAGATTAAAATGAGTCATAGAAGAGTGATAATTCTCAGAATGAACGACCTCCCTTCGCTCCCTTGCTTATGTTATTTCGTAATCAGGTTAAAATCAGTTTCACTCTCATCCTGAAGCCTAGAACTGGTATGAAAACAGTGTTGCTCGAGGGAGGAGCTTGATATTACTTAAATCTATGGTACTGACAAGTGGAATGAGATTCCAATGAGTTATGACGGCTGTTGTGCATATGTGGACATGCAAAGTTTTTAtacgtaaaagtatatatata encodes:
- the LOC119595768 gene encoding adhesive plaque matrix protein-like, encoding MFTKAVVALALVAVAASAPSQPAYGYAPQPTYEAPAKYDFNYAVKDDYSGNDFGHQEARDGYDTQGSYYVLLPDGRLQKVAYTVNGDSGYVAEVSYEGEAQYPEYKPAPAYKPAPAYKPAPTYHAAPAYKPAPTYHAAPAYKPAPYQPAPTYEPAPTYETTPAYA
- the LOC119595773 gene encoding cuticle protein 7-like; translation: MFTKTVVALALVACAASAPSQPAYGYAPQPTYEVPAKYDFNYAVKDDYSGNDFGHQEARDGYDTQGSYYVLLPDGRLQKVAYTVNGDSGYVAEVSYEGEAQYPEYHPAPAYKPAPAYKPAPTYHAAPAYKPAPTYEPAPTYETTPLYA